In Lycium ferocissimum isolate CSIRO_LF1 chromosome 3, AGI_CSIRO_Lferr_CH_V1, whole genome shotgun sequence, the genomic window gtgtatgccggacccggtatactcttgttaaggaattacaaaatttatgccggacccggcatactcatgccttatgggcagacttggcataagtatgccgagtccggcataactttgataattcgttcacaagtttatgccggtgggggcatacttttaatgggcaaaatTTTATGGGACgttaaacttgtgaaggaattatcaaagttatgtcgACCCAACATACTTGCCAAGTTTGTattccgcataactttggtaattccttcacaaatttatgccgcgggggcatacttttaacgggcaaacttttatgcgcgGACCCGCATAAActtatgaaggaattatcaaagttattgACCCGCATACGTATGCCAAGTCcgccaaggcataagtatgccggtccgcataactttggtaattccttcacaagtgtatgccggtgggggcatagcgaaatttaaactctgccttgcgaattttttttaaaattttgactgtatgtgggttcgaacctggaacctatgggttttagccgaagggcaaaatttaaaggtttcaaatatgaggggcaaattttaaagaccaccccaaaagaagggcaattctgcgaattgcccatatTCTAATAATATCACTGTAGCTGTCAACTTTTTGAAATAGTAACTAATGGCCCACATTGATAACCTTGAATAATATTAAGTGCTATTATTTGTATTCAAGTCCCACGTTATTTACTGAGCTTTTACTAGCTTTGATTAGCCTCTATGACTAGCCGTTCAAAAGTTCTCTGATTTAACTTCTTAAGCCTATAAATTCCAATATGTTTACCTTGACAGAGGATACacagaaagcaaaaaaaaaaaaaaaacattcttcTACTCCTCACTTCCTTTTGCtgaatttcataaaattatttaatctttgttagattctggctcctagttttgtactagaagagcttgttgaatcctgggggaTACACCTTAACcaggtgaaatatccttaaggataGTGTCTTAATTAACACGCCTCAAGCTACGAATATTTCcgtgaattcaagattttttCCAACAGAAGAAGGTATTTGTTGAAGTGATTGTATTTGTTTTGTActgtttcatgaaaattaataaatcttCCATTTAATTGCCAAAAGAGATAGCTGGAGAAgacaataaaataaagatacagagcaaaaaatgaaaacttcCACTTCATTCCTCTTTTTCCTctgcgatttttttttcttcttctgggTATAACTTCACTTAAGATTTTTAGTGCCAGACAGTAGCAGTACCACCGTCGTTCAGCGAAACTCTATTAGAACAATCACTACCCGCTTCAATTTCTGAGTAGTAGGAGGTATATTTgcaagttaagtttagttgttAAAGTGAGTTATGCGGCCAAATTTAAGAGTGAAATGACGACTTTTCTCAAAGAAAAAACTATCTACGTTTTAAGAgaaatattttagaactttgAACTAAATTACTGAAATCTTTATATTACTAAATAAAGTTATTACAACAACATCCAATGTAATGTATTTAAAATACATGACTAATATCTTATTAACTTGAAATTAATCCTTActgttataaatattaatgttaTTGTGTGAGGTAAAAAGCAACTAAGTATGAAACAATAAAAAAACAGAACTAAATTTTTTATCTATCTGTATATACTTTAGCCTCAGATTAAAATTTAGCTAGAACACtaattttttggattttgtaATTGTAGCTTTCCTTGTAATTGTAGGTTTGTTcagtttttcttccttttcgtTTCGGACTATGATTCCTCTTTTCTTGGTTTTATAATAAGACAAGTTTCCTTTTTGATTGTGGGTATAGGGGCTTTGTTAGTCTTATAAAGtttgaatataaaaaaaagattaattacACTAGATACTAATATGAATCAGttttagtatatatttttgggaaaatttcacaAATGACTAACATTTGAGGGTGAAAGATTCAGCATAGCAACACTTTCATTATTTACGTATTGTAGCAAATCCAACCCACCTTCCGCGTGTATCCAACATCGGCTTAACGCTGTATTCAGGAATACAGTTAGTTAAAAAGTTGCTGAAACCTTGGAACCAAATCTTTTTAAACATggcaaacaaaaataaaatcttcCTAAAATCATGCTTAACagatattttccaaaaattaacaCGGCTCTTTATTCCTCCATACattcaaatttgaattcaaattcGCATCATCAATCGCTGAAAACAGAGCAATTTCAGTCAAAATTTAGAATTCAATTCTACCAATTCCATGCATAAAACTATCTCAGAATTAAATTGCGAATCTCTTGCATTTGTGTACTACAAATTCGATGTTGTATGTACCAGTTTCTACGTAAATCCTTTTTGTTGACGTATACAGCCATTGTTGGATTCATCTCGTCGCCATTATATACAGTAAAAGGTATTTAATAGTTCAATTAATGTTCATGACCAATTTATACAGATATAGATGATACAACAGTCTTACGGATGATTTTGTTGCTAATTTTTTGCAATCCTGAATTTACCGTTCTAAATTCAAGTAATGTCTAATATAACAGCGGTAATTCGACATTCTGGTTTTTGGAACGATGAAAATTGTTTCGTTAATTACTCTATAAATGCAGTAGTTTTCAAAGAGTATGCCTCGTATGATGAGTTAGTTGATGCAATAGCGAAGCAGGTGCGAATAGATACAAGTATCAAAAAAATCAGTATCAAATATATGATCGACGGTAATTCCATGCCTATGGAAATACACAACGATACGAGTGTCCGGTGTATGTTGAATCGAAGAAAGAGAATAGGCAGTTCGGGATGTATCCGTTGTGTATCACAACAACCGATAGACACGTGAATACGATCATCTAAAATTGTTATTCAAGGTAGCCTAGCAATAGCGGATACAAATGGTATACAAGAAATGGATGCTAATGATTCGATAGCACTGGCGGCATCAGCTTCTAGTAATGAAATAGTTATATTCGGAGGAGAGAACGATTTGATAATTTCAAACCGTAATCAGAAAGAAGTCATGGTAAATCAGGTATACAATGATAAGGAAACTTTGAAAGTCGTGATGATGAAGTATGCTATTGACAATAGATTTCAATTCGAACAGAGAGGTCAAATTCGTAAGGTTAGTTAGTTACcgatttttttgatgtatttgtaTGTTTCTATAAATTCAATACAGCTTATGTTAGGGTAGTGTGTTAAACCGCTTACGTATGTCTACTAAATTTGAATACATGAATATATGTGtgttttgattattatatattttctaaattcaCTCGTTTTGAATAATCATATGATGTGTATTTTTCGaccgtatatgtatatatacatatccgtATTGCAGCCTACACCTTGCATGTCTTTCTAGACAATGTGAGTGGAAATTGAAAGCTTCAAGTATCAACAGATCAGCTATGTTCAAAATCAGAGAGTTCGTGGAGAAACATACATGTCCATTGAAGGATAAGGTGTATACGCAACATCAAGCTAGTAGTGGTTTTATAGTTGGCATTATTAAGCCAAAATTTAGAAATTATAAGAGGAAGTATGTGCCTAGTGatatagtagatgatgttaaaaatgattttgggGTGGATGTGCCATACATGAAAGCATGGCGTGCTAAAGAAAAGGCTATGATGGAGTTAAGGGGCGAGCAGTACCGAGTCATACAAGAAATTGCCGGGATACGTATACATTTTGGATAAAATATACCCAGGTTCTCATATAAGAATGAAGAAAACATCTGAAAATGAgttcttgtatttttttgtaGCATTGTATGCCTTTATAAAGGGGTTTGAATGTTGTCGACCCATCGTGGTTGTAGATGGCGACCACATCAAAACAAAGATACAATGGGACATTTGTTTCAGCGAGCACGATGGATGGTGCAGGTATTTCAAAATCGATCATTTTAGTTATATAAAAAGCTCATagaactcaaaaaaaaattatgtattcaATTGATTTTGCAGGGAATATACTACCTTTGGCGTATGGCGTGATTGATTCAGAAAATGATAAGTCTTGGACATGGTTCTTCGAACAGTTCAAGGAAGCTTATGGGCTATGGGAGAGCATGTGTGTTGTATCTGATAAGCATGAATCCATCATCAAGGCTGTATCCAAAGTATATCATAATGTTCCCCATTTTGCATGCATATGGCATCTTTGGAAGAATGTATacaataaatatagaaagagtcACAAGGTGCTGAGTGGGGTGTACTATGCAATGGCAAAAGCGTATACACAAGATGAGTTTGACATGCTAATGGAAAAGGTTGCGACGGTGGATATTCGTGTAAAGGATTACTTGGAGTTAGCCGGAAGGAAAAAGTGGTCTAGGCTTTATGCTCCAGTTAACCGAGCATGGACAATGACGTCTAATATTGCTGAGTCTATCAATTCAGCTCTCGTACAAGCAAGAGAATTgccaatatttgattttcttgaagaagTTAGGATTATGTTTGGGCGCTGGAATTTCACTAACCGACAAAATGGTTCATATACATTCACAACACTTGGGAAGAAATTCAATGAAATGCTTTCCATTAATGAGCGTACATCTGCACGCATGACGGTTAGTTTCTGTGTATCTGTTTGTGTATTTAATTTCTTTGGTATATTTCGTGGTCTGTATGgttcttatatttatatattagtcGAAATACGCCTGTAACATGCTAATATGTTTTTGTATGGTTTCTTAGGTAATACCATCAACCGAATACGTGCACACGGTAATTGATGAGGGGCGGCGTTTCATAGTTTGTATTGAAAAGAAGACATGCGCTGCAAAGAGTTTCGGATGGAGGAGATTCCCCGCCCACATGCCCTGGGCGTTCTTAAGAAAAAAATCGACAACCGACAACTATTGCTCAAAAATATACAAACTCGAAACCGTGATGAAGACTTATGATATCCCGCTTATCCTCTACCGGATAAGAGTGAATGGAAAATACTCCGGATACATTTTGGAAGAGGTAGTTTTTCCACCGAGATACAAGAGACCTCCTGGAAGGCCAAAGAAGAAGCGTGATAATCTTTATCTGAATGGTTTTCAACTAAACGTACAAATTCGTGTAGTAGGTGTGGACATGTTGGACACAATAAGCGTTCTTGTACAAATGAGCCTCGAAGAAAGTAGTTGGTGTTTTTGTTCTAAATCTTGCTTTCTAATGTTTTTCAATGTTGGACCAAATCAACTTCAAAGGACTATTGTCGTTTACGTTCCCTGATTTTTGGTCCTGTATGTTTGTTTGGAACATTGAATAAAGGAAACGATTTTATATGAAAGCATTGAAGTGTTTGTGGTGTATTTTGTTCATGATTTAAAACTATACCAATACTAAAGTTTAGTACTTAAACAATACTAAAGATCTGAAAGCGAGTAAGCATTGTTTGAAGGAATGATATCTATCAACTATGTTCTATAATTATTTGAATGATTTGTATCCAAAATATCCCGGAAACCAGAATACAATTTTATGTGGATACAGTTTTAAGTGGATACATTATTGATTGCAGATATACAAAATCTTGTTTGGCTGTATTCAACATATGCTGATTGCATATACAGCTATGTGTGAATACAACTCTGCATACAAAAAATAGCTAGTTGCACTAACTTGTATCTAGTATATTTTGAATCCAAAATACTCCTTTTGTGTGAATACAGATTTGTGTGGATACATTACTGAGTGCAGATGCAAATTCTGTCTGTGGATGTATTCAACATCTGCTGATACTAGATACAACAACGTGTGAATACAACTCTGAATGAGTATACAACTATTTGCACTAACTTGTATCCAAGATATTCTGAATCCCAAAATATAATTTTGTGTGAATACAAATTTTTAAGTGAATACATTACTTGAGTGCGATACAATTTTGTGTGGGTGTATTTAACATATGTTGATTACGGATACAACTATGTGTGAATATTACTGTGAATGCAAAATAATTGCTGCTTCATTCGATGAAATGCACGTCCAAAAGTTTCTTAACTACAAGGTGTGTGTCCTCATTTTATTCAAATAACCATCAAAATTGTGTATTGTGTATTCATACTATGAGATACAACACTGTATCCAACATATGTTGTATCACACGAAAATGATTCAACTCTGAATACAACTATGAGATATAACAAAACATGAATACATTGTAAAAAATCAGAATGTGTTCATTAAAAGAGTAACTGAACATTGAgtattcatactaacaattgCCTTTTAGTCATCAAAAAGTCAACAACATAAAGGATGAAAACACCATCATAATCTATTTTATAGTCAAGAAACTTGAATCTAATTAACTATGTTTAATTCAACTTGATCAAAATCTATCGCTGCTCTAACTGGCTTTGGAGGAGCCTCATTGTCGCTTACGGCATCGACTTCAATCTTCTTCTGAGCGTAATCCCACAGAAGTGCACCCCTTCGAAGTAACTGAGCATCAAGATCTTCGGCTGGAATATCTTCTCCGTGACTCAAATACTCCGCAAATGCAACAACATACATCCCGCAGTCCctacaaatatgaaaaagatATGTATTTTAAAACAATAGTTTATCTGCGTATATGTAAGTATAGAGAATAAAAGAAACATACGTACATGCTACCGGGACTTTGCTGTGGCAGATTGTcaacaaacacaacttcaaacTTATCAGCCGGTGCTTTGTCTTTGTATGCCGGCTGATGAGTAAAAtcaattccttttttttcaacatagaaGTCAGTGAGATGTAAGTACAGAGGCAACAGTGAGACCAGTTTGTCTATTTCCCCCTTAACAGCTGCATCATGACCCGCTGATCGGTAGGagtcataaatatataaacgtCTGTCGATGAATGATAGGACTGCCAACAGCCAATGATTTTTATCTTTCATGTTGACTG contains:
- the LOC132048637 gene encoding uncharacterized protein LOC132048637, whose product is MATTSKQRYNGTFVSASTMDGAGNILPLAYGVIDSENDKSWTWFFEQFKEAYGLWESMCVVSDKHESIIKAVSKVYHNVPHFACIWHLWKNVYNKYRKSHKVLSGVYYAMAKAYTQDEFDMLMEKVATVDIRVKDYLELAGRKKWSRLYAPVNRAWTMTSNIAESINSALVQARELPIFDFLEEVRIMFGRWNFTNRQNGSYTFTTLGKKFNEMLSINERTSARMTVIPSTEYVHTVIDEGRRFIVCIEKKTCAAKSFGWRRFPAHMPWAFLRKKSTTDNYCSKIYKLETVMKTYDIPLILYRIRVNGKYSGYILEEVVFPPRYKRPPGRPKKKRDNLYLNGFQLNVQIRVVGVDMLDTISVLVQMSLEESSWCFCSKSCFLMFFNVGPNQLQRTIVVYVP